From the genome of Pirellulales bacterium:
GAAGCGCGACTGCAGACGCGTCCGGAAGGAAAGAAAACTGGCGATGAGCACACCGCCGGGCCGCAAAATCCGAAACGCCTCTCGAACCGCTCGTCGGCGCTCTTCGACCGTGGGGAGGAAGCAGAGGATTTGCTGCAGATAAATCGCCTGATCAAAACTGCCATCGGCATAATCCAGAGCCATCGCGTTTTCGACGCGATATTCGATCGTGCCGCTCGGATCGCGCTGGCGCGCCGCGGAAACAAATTCGGGCAGGTAGTCGAAGCCGTGCAAGTCGCGAAAGCCAAGCAACTGCAGTTCGAGCAGGATACGGCCGCCCCCTGAGCCGGCTTCGACCGTACGGCCATCGGGGTGAAAATACCGGTCGACCAGAAAGCTTTCCCCCGGTTCGAGGCCGACCCGATCGGCCCAGAGCGAAAACTCGGTGGCGAGAAAAACGTCGCGGTGTTCTCGAGCCTTGGCTGCCGGTCGCGCCCCTTGTTTAACGGCAACGTTGCCCAACGCGTTGACGTC
Proteins encoded in this window:
- a CDS encoding methyltransferase domain-containing protein, with translation MDPVPAVSDVNALGNVAVKQGARPAAKAREHRDVFLATEFSLWADRVGLEPGESFLVDRYFHPDGRTVEAGSGGGRILLELQLLGFRDLHGFDYLPEFVSAARQRDPSGTIEYRVENAMALDYADGSFDQAIYLQQILCFLPTVEERRRAVREAFRILRPGGVLIASFLSFRTRLQSRFYKLARGYLATLRTLTGRSLDRQCWPWLRRRDKIYLGALFDRGPHMYWIRDEEAAELFESAGFQVLGIGTDTQVAAGALADSVASLARLPVRGRLYLACRKPEQ